A window of Maioricimonas rarisocia genomic DNA:
CGGTTTCGGGCTCGGGCGATTCTTCGCTGGAAGCATCGTCGTCGGCCGGCTTCTCCTCTTCGGTGACCTTCGGGGGATCGGTCCGGTTGGCCGGCTGCTCGTCGGTCGGAGCGGGCGGAGCCGGTTCGTCGTCGTTGTTCGACTCGGCCGCCTTCAGTGCCGCCTGCAGTTCGTCAACCTGCTTTCTCAGGTCCTCGGCCTGCTTCTGTGCGGCGGTACGAGCCTCTTCGGCAACCTGCCGCTGTTTCCGGGCTTCAGCGGAAGCGGCCATCGCTTTTTCACGTTCCTGTTCGGCATTCTGCCGGGCTTTCTCGGCCTCCTGGCGGGCCTCCTGAGCCTGCTGGGCCTGTTTCTGTGCGATGCTGGCCTGCTCACGGGCTTTGTCCCGTTCGGCCATGGCGATCTGGGCGCGTTCCCGCTGGGCGTTGGCCTCGTTGCGGGCCGCTTCGGCGTCGGCGAGAGCCTGCTCCAGTTCGGCCTTCAGGGCGGCCATCTCGGCATCGAGTTCTTCGATCCGGGCTTCTGCGCGCGTTGCATCGGCCGCACGCGACAGGGCTTCGGTGTAGGAGAGCATCCGGTAGCAGCCGTTGCTCGTGTAGCAGGGACTGCAGGACGAAGCCGTCTGCACCACCGGAGCACAGCCGGGACGGCAGAGACGGCGGTGACCGGCCTGAAGATCGGCCGTAGTGCTCATGATCAGCAGCGGCAGCAGCGCGTACGAGGCGTGCAACTTCATCTTATCCTCCGACGTTGACTCGAGTTGACGGTCGACTGGGCCGCGGTGCGGTTGGGGGAACCTGGGCGGGGCGATCAGTCGCGGGGTTGACGTTGTGTATGCGGGCCGGTGCCCTTCGAGTGAATCATGCTTGGCAACCGACGTTGTTGCAACGTTACGGGGAAAGTCCCCGTGCGAACCCGGGCCGACTCTGAGGCCTGCGACGATTGAGACGATCAGATGGCCCGCCGGATTGCAGACCTGCCGCGTCCCATCCTATTCTCCTCTCGCCGGATGCAGCCCGTTGTCTTCGTCCGGCTGCAATTACCAGTCGAGAAACCACCACGATGCAGCGGTTTGAAGGGGGCGTTCTGCCGGCAATTCCCGGCGGCTGGACATCCCGCACCATTCCAGCGGCCGGCCGCGAGTTCAGGCTCGTGCTTCCGGCCGATCCCGATGCGATGCTCGACGATCCAGCGGTCCTCGCGGCGAACGAAGTCAACGACTATATGCCGTACTGGTCGTACCTGTGGCCTGCCGCTTCGATCATGTGCGACGCCCTGCGGGCTGCCGACTGGCCCCCCGGGACCGAAGTGATTGAACTGGGAGCCGGCGTCGGCCTGGTGGGACTGGCGGCGCTCTCCCTGGGATGGCGGGTGACCTTCAGCGACTACGACGAGACGGCGCTCGAACTCTGCCGGATCAACGCCACCGCGAACGGATTTCCCGAGGTCGGTACGCTCAACTTCGACTGGCGCGCTCCCATTGATCGGCAGTTCCCCGTCATCCTGGGCTGCGAGATCATTTACGACGCGCACACCCACGATGCCGTGCTGGACGTCATCGAACGCATGCTGCCGCCCGGCGGCGTCTGCTGGCTGGGAGATCCCGGCCGCAGCCAGGCGCCGCGGTTTGCGAAGAAGGCCGAGGACGCAGGCTTCCGAGTTCAGGTCCGCAACGAACAGGGCCTGCCGGACCCGGATGCATCGGTCGACGGATTCCGGATCTACGAACTTCGTCGCGTACCGGCCTGATCCGACCGCGGACCGTCAGACGATCTGGCGGACCACGACCCGGTTCCCGGTGACGTGAACGACCTCGATCTCGCTTCCTTCTGCGATAAAGGGACCGTCACTGACGACGTCGAGCAGGCGGTTGTCCACCTGTGCCTTTCCGGCCGGACGCAGCACCGTCACCGTGCGGCCCCGTTCACCGATCAGTTCAGCACCGGGGTGCGTGAGTGAATGCTTCAGACGGGGAGCGTCGGAGGTGGCTGCCTCGTGCATTCCCGGCGGCGTCAGAAACATCTCGTTGAACAGCGGAATGCGCGGCAGGAACCGACTGAGGATCATGGCGATCACCACCACCGCCACGATCGAGGCGCTGAGCGTCTTGAGTGTCTCCGTGGCCTGGTCGAAATCGCGACTTGGTTCGAGATTGCCGAACGTCTGACTGGCCATGATCAGGGCGGCGAAGATCAGGAGTCCTCCCGAGACTCCGAAGACGCCGAATCCCGGGATGACGAAGATCTCCATCGCCAGGCAGGCAATCCCAAGCATGAACAGGACGACCTCCAGCCAGCCGGCTGTTCCTCCCAGAACCTTGCTCCAGAAGAACAGTGCGAAGCAGACCGCCGAGACGATCCCCAGCAGTCCCGTCATGAAGTGGAGTTCGAGGTAGATGCAGATGATGCCGATGAAGAACAGCAGCCCGGTCACGAATCCGTGATTGAGCAGGAAGACGAGGCTGTCGATCCACGTGCGGCCGATCTTCATCGGTGTGACGTCCAGTGGAATGCCGACGCGTTCCTTCAGCTCGGCGAAGTCCGTGACCGGCTGTTCGGCAATCTTCAGTTCATGCGCCCGCTTGCCGTCGAGCGTCAGCAGCAGGCTGTCGCGCGATTCCGGCACCTGACGTCCCTTGATCCACTCGTCCCCTGCCTCGTGAAGTTCGTCTTCGGTCATGTACCACACGGTGCCGCGGGTCTTGTGCGTCACCTTGAAGACGGCCATCTCCTTGTCGGCCATGGCCATGGCGACCGCCTTGGGACGCCCTTTGCGTTCGGCCAGTTCTTCCATGACTTCGAGCAGGAAGCTGAGAACCTTCTCGTCGGCCCGTTCGAACTGTCCCCCCTCGCGGATCTCGATCGGGCCCGCGTCGCCGATCTTGGCGGTCGGCTGCATGTAGATCTCGTCGCAGCCCAGCGCAATGATGGCCGCACCACTGAGCGCCATGTCGGGAATGTAGGCGATCGTGCGGATGTCGCGCTCGTCGAGATCGGCGATCGTCATCGCCATGTCGCGACTTTCCCAGAGGAAACCTCCGGGCGAATCGATTTCGAAGATGATCGTCTTCGAGCCTCGTTCGATGACCCGGTCGATCTGTCGCTTGAGAAATGACTCGAGAACCGGTTCGATCTCTCCGCGGACCTCGATCAGGCTGACCTGCTCGGCCGTGCCGGGCGACCGTTGTTCGCGAAGGGTTTCGAGTGGCAGGCCGTAGACGTCGGCCAGTTCGCGTCGGCTCTCGACGGTCTGCATGACGAGGATGTCGTGATTGCGGGCCGTCGTGCCCGAGAACAACCCCAGGGCCCCCGACTCCTTGAGCGTGACGCGGTCCTTGATCACCAGGGCCGTATTGAGCAGACGCTCGGCTTCCTGCTGGTCGACGACCCGTTTCTCGGTGGTGCCTGCATCCGGTTCGACCGAGAGCTGCACCAGGGTGGCCTGCGGATCCATGAGTGCCTGCGCGACCGCTTCGTTCACCTTGCGGTTGCGTCGCTTGGCCACCATGGCCCGGACGACGGCCTGCTGATCCGGTTCGAGTGCCTTGCCCCGACCGATGTCGCCCAGCTGCGCATCCGGATGCATTACGATTTCGTTGCAGGCCAGCGCGGGGACCACGTTGAAACCGGTGACCGTTTCCGGGATCCACGCCACCGTGGTGACGTTCGAGAGAGCCGCCGAGGTCAGAAAGTCGGCCAGGCCGAAAACGTGGTGAAACTGGCTGTTCCCTGGTGTGAACTCGAGAACCAGATAGGCCTTCCGCTTCTCGCGGACGGCGCGGTCCTGCAGTTCCAGTCCCGTTCGCCGCACCCACGCAATCGAGTCGTCGGTGATCGGGCTCTTGAGGGTGATGAACCGGGCGACCGGCATCAGCTCGGCACCGTCCGGTTTTGGCTTCTGCGCGACTCCGATCGGAAGTCGGCTGAAGACAAGCAGACCGACGACGGCGGCCAGAGTCAGCCGTCGCGCGAGTTTTCCAGCCGGGAGCGATCGTGACGTCGGCATGCGCTCGTCCTGTCATGAATCGAAACTTCGAGCGGCCGGCAATCTCCGGACGCCCAACAGATTATAGGCCCGACGAGTCCCTTCGCCGCAAATTGGCTGGGGAACGGCCGGCGATCGAATCCACGAAGGTGGTCGTGGCGAATCGACTTGGCTCCGCACCTGCGTGTCTCCGATTATACCGGCGGCAAAAAATGAGGGTCAAACTTCATCCTGCGGATCGGCAACTTGCGGATTGCCCCATTTCTTCAGGAACGATGGAGGAGTCGCGGCGGATCAACCGGATCAACGCATGTCGAGTGGATCGACGTCGATGATCAGTTCGACGTCCCCCGGCAGCTCGAGGTTCGGGGAGGCGGCCTGCCAGAGCGTCCGGATCGCCATGGGATCGGTCGTCGACAGCAGCAGGTGGAATCGATGCATCCCGCGAAGCCGGGCAATCGGGGCCAGGGCTGGCCCAATGACACGGATCGGCAGTTCGCTCTTCGAGATTGTCGCTCGCAGTTGCTCGGCAATCCCCCGGATCGTCCCCTTCACGGTCGCTTCCGAGCTGCCACGGACGACAATGCGGGCAAGCTGGCTGAAGGGAGGCGTCATCGAATCCTTGCGGTGTCTCAGTTCGTGGCGGGCGAACCCCAGATAGTCGTGTCGCGACGCGAACTTGATGACCGGTTCGTCCGGACAGCCGGTCTGCACGAGAACGCGTCCGGCCCGTTCTCCCCGCCCGGTTCGACCGGCCACCTGGGCGATCAGCTGGAAGGTTCGTTCGGACGCCCGCAGGTCTGGCTGATGCAAGAGCGTATCGGCGTCAATCACGCCCACGAGGGTGACGTTCGGAAAATCGAGTCCCTTGGCGATCATCTGCGTGCCGAGCAGAATGTCGACCTGCCCGTGGCGAAACGCATCCAGTGCCGTGTCGTGGCTGCCCGGTTTCTTCATCGAGTCGCTGTCCATCCGCAACACACGGTGCTCGGGAAACTTCGCCCGCACCTCCTCTTCCAGTCGCTGCGTCCCTGCACCGAGAAAACGCATGCCGGGCATCTCGCAGATCGGGCAGCGTCGGGGAGGATCGGCCTCGTGTTCGCAACTGTGGCAGACGACCTTCTTGCGATCCTTGTGCCATGTCAGCGTGATGTCGCACTCGGGGCATTTGACGCCGGCGGCGCAGCGCGTGCACCACAGGACCGGGCTGAAGCCGCGAATGTTGAGGAACAGGATGACCTGTCCTCCGTCTTTCAGTGCCACGCGGATCGATGACTCCATGGCGCGGCCCAGCGAGTGGCCACGGGAGATTTTCGGGTCGTTGCGTGTGTCGACGGTGACCACCGGCGGCAGTGGCCGTTGCTCCACCCGTTTCGACAGCGTGCACAGGTGGTACTCTTTCTGTTTCGCCTTCCACAGGGATTCGAGTGTCGGAGTGGCCGAACCGAGGACCAGCGGGATCTTCTCCTGCCGGGCTCGCTGCTGGGCGACTTCGCGTGCGTGATAGCGGGGCGTCGTCTGCTGCTTGAACGTGGTTTCGTGCTCTTCGTCGATGACGATCAGCCCCAGGTGCGGCGTCGGCGCAAAGACGGCACTGCGGGCGCCGACCACGACCTGGACATCGCCGGCTGCAATCCGCTGCCAGTGCCAGTGTCGTTCGGCATCGCTGAGATGGCTGTGCAGGACGGCGACCGTTTCGAACCGGCGGCGGAAACGGCGGATCGTCTGCGGCGTGAGGCTGATTTCGGGGACGAGCACGATCGCCTGGCGGCCATAGTCGACGACCTCCCGAATCGCCTGAATGTACACTTCGGTCTTGCCGCTTCCCGTGACGCCATGCAGCAGAATCGTCTCGTGCTGCCTGTTGCGCAGCAGACCGAGAATCTCGCCCAGGACCTGCTGCTGCTCGGCATTGAGCGTCAGGTCGGCCTGTCGTTCGACGGGTGTGGGATCGATCTCGAATGTTTCCTGTCGCCGACGGATCGGCAGCACCAGTTGCTTGTCCCGCAGCGCCTGGAGCGGCGCCGTTCCGCACGATGCGGCCGCCGTCAACTCGTCGATCGTCATCGGTTGCTCAGACCGGCAGAGGGCCTCCAGAATGGCTCGCTGCTTACGGGGCAGACGAAGATTGTCGAGCTGCTTACTGAGGCCTTCAGCAGGAACGAAGTGCAGAATCTCGCGGGTTCCCGCCTGCTTCTTCACGCCGGCCGGGATCACCGACTCGAGCACCTGACCCCAGCTGCAGAGATATCGCTCTCCCATCCAGCGGGTCAGCTTGAGCATTTCCTCGCCGACGAGCGGTGCACGGTCCACGACCGCTTCAATTGACTTCAGTCGCCGGTTCGTCGCACCCGGTTCGCCGAAACCGACGCAGTAACCGGTCAGCAACTGGTTGCCCCGTCCGAACGGAATCCTGACTCGCTGACCGGGCCCCAGCAGCGAGCGCAGGGCATCCGGGACGAGGTAGTGGTATACCTCGGTGAGGGGACGATTCAGGACGACTTCGGCGATCAGCTGATCTGCTTCGGCGGCCCGCTCCCAGGGTGTCGGTTCAGGGGGCGGCTCGAAGAGTTGTTGCTGCCGTGGCTCCGTCAAGGCAGTGATCCGTCGGGGATGGTCGGAAGCAGGTATCTCGGGATGCCGTCTGGCGGATAACCGTCGGGCCGGCCGCAGACTGACTCTCCAAGCATCCTAGTCATCCCGGCGTCGGGAGGGGAGGAATGGGCGAGGTGGTGAGGCGCGCATG
This region includes:
- a CDS encoding class I SAM-dependent methyltransferase → MQRFEGGVLPAIPGGWTSRTIPAAGREFRLVLPADPDAMLDDPAVLAANEVNDYMPYWSYLWPAASIMCDALRAADWPPGTEVIELGAGVGLVGLAALSLGWRVTFSDYDETALELCRINATANGFPEVGTLNFDWRAPIDRQFPVILGCEIIYDAHTHDAVLDVIERMLPPGGVCWLGDPGRSQAPRFAKKAEDAGFRVQVRNEQGLPDPDASVDGFRIYELRRVPA
- a CDS encoding NfeD family protein, which produces MPTSRSLPAGKLARRLTLAAVVGLLVFSRLPIGVAQKPKPDGAELMPVARFITLKSPITDDSIAWVRRTGLELQDRAVREKRKAYLVLEFTPGNSQFHHVFGLADFLTSAALSNVTTVAWIPETVTGFNVVPALACNEIVMHPDAQLGDIGRGKALEPDQQAVVRAMVAKRRNRKVNEAVAQALMDPQATLVQLSVEPDAGTTEKRVVDQQEAERLLNTALVIKDRVTLKESGALGLFSGTTARNHDILVMQTVESRRELADVYGLPLETLREQRSPGTAEQVSLIEVRGEIEPVLESFLKRQIDRVIERGSKTIIFEIDSPGGFLWESRDMAMTIADLDERDIRTIAYIPDMALSGAAIIALGCDEIYMQPTAKIGDAGPIEIREGGQFERADEKVLSFLLEVMEELAERKGRPKAVAMAMADKEMAVFKVTHKTRGTVWYMTEDELHEAGDEWIKGRQVPESRDSLLLTLDGKRAHELKIAEQPVTDFAELKERVGIPLDVTPMKIGRTWIDSLVFLLNHGFVTGLLFFIGIICIYLELHFMTGLLGIVSAVCFALFFWSKVLGGTAGWLEVVLFMLGIACLAMEIFVIPGFGVFGVSGGLLIFAALIMASQTFGNLEPSRDFDQATETLKTLSASIVAVVVIAMILSRFLPRIPLFNEMFLTPPGMHEAATSDAPRLKHSLTHPGAELIGERGRTVTVLRPAGKAQVDNRLLDVVSDGPFIAEGSEIEVVHVTGNRVVVRQIV
- the priA gene encoding replication restart helicase PriA; its protein translation is MTEPRQQQLFEPPPEPTPWERAAEADQLIAEVVLNRPLTEVYHYLVPDALRSLLGPGQRVRIPFGRGNQLLTGYCVGFGEPGATNRRLKSIEAVVDRAPLVGEEMLKLTRWMGERYLCSWGQVLESVIPAGVKKQAGTREILHFVPAEGLSKQLDNLRLPRKQRAILEALCRSEQPMTIDELTAAASCGTAPLQALRDKQLVLPIRRRQETFEIDPTPVERQADLTLNAEQQQVLGEILGLLRNRQHETILLHGVTGSGKTEVYIQAIREVVDYGRQAIVLVPEISLTPQTIRRFRRRFETVAVLHSHLSDAERHWHWQRIAAGDVQVVVGARSAVFAPTPHLGLIVIDEEHETTFKQQTTPRYHAREVAQQRARQEKIPLVLGSATPTLESLWKAKQKEYHLCTLSKRVEQRPLPPVVTVDTRNDPKISRGHSLGRAMESSIRVALKDGGQVILFLNIRGFSPVLWCTRCAAGVKCPECDITLTWHKDRKKVVCHSCEHEADPPRRCPICEMPGMRFLGAGTQRLEEEVRAKFPEHRVLRMDSDSMKKPGSHDTALDAFRHGQVDILLGTQMIAKGLDFPNVTLVGVIDADTLLHQPDLRASERTFQLIAQVAGRTGRGERAGRVLVQTGCPDEPVIKFASRHDYLGFARHELRHRKDSMTPPFSQLARIVVRGSSEATVKGTIRGIAEQLRATISKSELPIRVIGPALAPIARLRGMHRFHLLLSTTDPMAIRTLWQAASPNLELPGDVELIIDVDPLDMR